From the Eremothecium cymbalariae DBVPG#7215 chromosome 6, complete sequence genome, one window contains:
- the GWT1 gene encoding glucosaminyl-phosphotidylinositol O-acyltransferase (similar to Ashbya gossypii AFR094C), whose amino-acid sequence MSALKQRKEEFVAGLSGGSISEINLVTSIALISYFCWHLLKAKSKNVPILTDFFLNWCGLLLSVTIYSGTPISLNILILLPCIAYYLVVPDLPKEKSNKINTQKASNEKYKLVKKPYITAYRGGMLVVTCIAILAVDFPIFPRRFAKVETWGSSLMDLGVGSFVFSNGLVSSRAVIKEEIGITRKPLLLRVFEAFKSSTTLLALGVARTISVKNLQYQEHVTEYGVHWNFFFTLALLPPVMILFDSVSKFIPRILIALFISLISEAFLLFKDGFLNYMVFHPRDTFFNANREGLFSFLGYCAIFLCGQSTGFFVLGNHVTENNLYKPSSKVYNSKSNKHASVWTKLTSMSPLNGLLTWSLIFITMTQFVLSYYPYNISRRFANQPYVLWVAAYNTTFLAGYCLVDSIFKNDGSDGQIPKTLEAINSNGLIIFLLANLLTGLTNMIINTLDTTPASGIAILLAYTSVISLTAMLMYSYKIFIKL is encoded by the coding sequence ATGTCTGCGTTGAAACAAAGAAAGGAGGAATTCGTTGCTGGGCTTTCAGGTGGTTCTATAAGTGAAATTAATCTAGTGACGTCGATCGCCCTTATATCATACTTCTGTTGGCATCTACTGAAAgccaaatcaaaaaatgttCCAATATTGACCGATTTCTTTCTAAACTGGTGTGGGCTTTTACTATCTGTTACAATTTACTCCGGAACTCCAATTAGCCTGAATATATTAATCTTATTGCCATGCATTGCATATTATTTAGTTGTGCCAGATCTACCTAAAGAGAAAAGtaataaaattaatacTCAGAAAGCATCTAATGAGAAATACAAATTGGTTAAAAAGCCGTATATTACAGCATATCGAGGTGGAATGCTAGTCGTTACGTGTATTGCGATTCTGGCCGTCGACTTTCCAATATTCCCACGGCGTTTTGCCAAGGTTGAAACTTGGGGTAGTTCATTAATGGATCTAGGTGTAGGGTCATTCGTATTTAGCAACGGGCTGGTTTCCTCGAGAGCAGTTATTAAAGAGGAGATCGGCATTACAAGGAAGCCCTTGCTTTTGAGAGTTTTCGAAGCCTTCAAATCCAGCACTACTTTATTGGCTCTTGGTGTTGCGCGTACTATAAGTGTCAAAAACCTGCAATACCAAGAACATGTCACAGAGTATGGCGTTCATTggaatttcttcttcacgCTGGCGCTCTTACCACCGgtaatgatattattcGATTCAGTGTCCAAATTTATTCCACGTATACTAATTGCACTGTTTATTTCACTTATATCGGAGgcatttttattatttaaagaCGGCTTCCTAAACTATATGGTATTCCATCCCAGAGATACATTTTTCAATGCTAATAGGGAAGGCCTATTTTCATTTCTAGGTTATTGTGCTATCTTTCTATGCGGACAGAGTACAGGGTTCTTTGTGCTTGGTAATCATGTCACTGAGAACAACTTATACAAACCCTCTTCAAAGGTGTACAATAGTAAATCGAATAAGCATGCTTCTGTGTGGACTAAATTGACCTCCATGAGTCCTTTGAATGGGTTACTTACTTGGTCGCttatatttattacaaTGACACAATTTGTACTATCGTATTATccatataatatttcaagGAGATTTGCAAACCAACCGTATGTTCTATGGGTAGCAGCATACAATACTACTTTCCTTGCAGGTTATTGTTTAGTGGATTCGATCTTTAAAAACGATGGATCGGATGGTCAAATTCCTAAAACATTAGAGGCTATTAATTCCAACGGGCTGATCATATTTTTGCTTGCAAATCTTTTGACTGGCTTGACTAATATGATCATCAACACTCTCGACACGACACCCGCTTCAGGAATTGCAATATTATTGGCTTATACCTCAGTAATCTCACTAACAGCTATGCTTATGTATAGTTACAAGATTTTCATTAAACTATAG
- the DPB11 gene encoding protein kinase activating protein DPB11 (similar to Ashbya gossypii AFR095C), translating into MSKPFQGLTFCATGVTEEILVVLNKKVARLGGKFSRDLTGHVQVLVVGSRQSAKYRYVVANRADIVFMDAESIEGIYEKWLAGEDVLAGGGSGGRLLSVLRERFQLAPFTEFYMFIGRISAPEVSTGELQQLCEIGHSYRCLTNHFIKDIECSAQSVFITDCATGARAKAAREEGVPIVHPKWVMDCTKRGAVLEMEYYLLEHCAGKPWHEIGREACSCWDELERGATGDGGSAAAAATGASTAVAAAEQQQDDVRVLKLSGRFKQNGSKIWASTVGRAKPGSGGGCCDPTDKLFRGSPKQQRELDAVSEQHESGLFDGCSFCLLGFSDKQRDILDHVIALHMGTTFVYGTNGVEVNNLSKLTKYYLCPSDFPVERLPHKIQWLTEFYIERCLHYKELLRVDPWCVPFYTRFYLLPPSSLLHGHTTMAVHMTGFQGVELLHMNKILSYLEPMGICYMDTLKSSTDILIINLAQLNSIPAEHTLRQNHYACMFRQQKEQNQVFRNAMKRKIAFINKNSIPLITPGFLIELFRRAAKAKQSGSPAAKIYLNDTNWCIVCPRGSKDDYTIQLDVSIPEPTASRTKSNLMSETLDALKPTGSRTSMTPKGSLDTEAVDILLRNGSAPTVKKSTREFMLKTKALSRSASSLGHPKSSNKQPKVSPKMDEQLNPAPEPPLAIKENHRRSHTEVPLERSNSWGSMLTEEAKEKSGPSVIVNDDTEDENGVVNEDGHNTDNVMHTQVTYGSIANRKDSLPPPSRRLTRRSYKDLS; encoded by the coding sequence ATGAGCAAACCTTTCCAAGGACTTACGTTCTGTGCTACGGGTGTGACGGAAGAGATTCTTGTGGTGCTGAACAAGAAGGTGGCTAGGCTTGGCGGTAAGTTTTCGCGTGATTTGACTGGACATGTTCAGGTGCTAGTGGTGGGGAGCCGGCAGTCGGCCAAGTACCGGTATGTTGTTGCTAATCGGGCGGATATTGTGTTTATGGACGCAGAGAGCATTGAGGGTATTTATGAGAAATGGCTGGCGGGGGAGGATGTGTTGGCTggcggcggcagcggcGGCCGGTTGCTGAGTGTGCTGCGAGAAAGGTTTCAGTTGGCGCCGTTTACCGAATTCTACATGTTTATAGGGCGGATCAGTGCTCCGGAGGTTAGTACCGGGGAGCTGCAGCAGCTGTGTGAGATCGGGCATTCGTACAGATGTTTAACGAACCATTTTATCAAGGATATCGAGTGCAGCGCGCAGAGTGTTTTTATCACAGATTGTGCAACTGGTGCGCGGGCGAAGGCTGCGCGGGAGGAGGGCGTTCCTATTGTGCATCCAAAATGGGTTATGGACTGTACGAAGCGGGGGGCAGTGCTGGAGATGGAGTACTATCTGTTGGAGCATTGTGCTGGTAAGCCGTGGCACGAGATCGGTCGTGAGGCCTGTAGTTGCTGGGATGAGCTTGAGCGTGGGGCCACGGGCGACGGGGGGAGCGCAGCGGCGGCTGCGACGGGCGCCTCAACTGCAGTTGCTGCTGCcgagcagcagcaggacGACGTTCGGGTGCTCAAGCTTTCTGGACGCTTCAAACAGAATGGTTCCAAGATCTGGGCCAGCACAGTGGGTAGGGCTAAGCCCGGCTCCGGCGGCGGCTGCTGCGACCCCACTGACAAACTCTTTAGGGGATCCCCGAAGCAACAGCGGGAGTTGGATGCTGTGTCCGAGCAGCACGAGTCAGGGCTCTTTGACGGGTGTAGTTTTTGTTTGCTGGGTTTCAGTGATAAACAGCGAGACATACTTGATCACGTTATCGCGCTGCATATGGGCACCACTTTCGTGTATGGTACTAACGGCGTCGAGGTTAACAATCTTTCGAAGTTAACAAAGTATTATTTGTGTCCTAGTGACTTTCCCGTAGAGCGTTTACCCCACAAGATTCAGTGGCTTACTGAGTTCTATATAGAGCGTTGCCTCCACTACAAGGAGTTACTGCGTGTAGACCCGTGGTGCGTGCCCTTTTACACCCGATTCTACTTGTTGCCTCCCTCTTCTCTGTTGCACGGCCACACTACCATGGCAGTACACATGACTGGGTTCCAAGGCGTAGAACTGTTGCATATGAATAAAATCCTGTCGTATCTGGAACCCATGGGTATCTGTTATATGGATACATTGAAAAGCTCAACTGATATTCTAATCATAAACTTAGCACAGCTCAATTCTATTCCGGCAGAGCATACGCTGCGCCAAAATCACTATGCATGCATGTTCCGGCAGCAAAAGGAGCAAAACCAAGTCTTCCGCAACGCAATGAAACGTAAGATCGcattcatcaataaaaattcaataCCGCTGATCACACCGGGATTTCTTATAGAGCTCTTTCGCAGAGCTGCAAAAGCTAAACAAAGCGGCAGTCCCGCAGCCAAAATATACTTGAATGATACTAACTGGTGCATTGTTTGTCCGCGAGGTTCCAAGGATGACTACACAATCCAGCTTGATGTTAGTATACCAGAGCCCACAGCATCGcgaacaaaatcaaacctCATGTCTGAAACCTTAGATGCCTTAAAGCCCACAGGATCAAGAACCTCAATGACCCCCAAAGGATCTCTTGATACAGAAGCAGTGGATATCTTATTGCGTAACGGTTCCGCACCAACGGTCAAGAAATCCACGCGTGAATTTATGCTGAAGACGAAGGCTTTATCCAGATCCGCGTCGTCATTAGGACATCCGAAAAGTTCAAATAAACAGCCCAAGGTATCTCCGAAGATGGACGAGCAGTTGAACCCTGCACCTGAACCTCCATTAGCTATCAAAGAAAACCATCGGAGATCTCATACGGAGGTACCCTTAGAACGTTCGAACAGCTGGGGAAGCATGCTTACAGAGGAAGCAAAGGAAAAAAGCGGACCGAGTGTTATTGTAAATGATGATACAGAAGACGAAAACGGCGTTGTAAATGAGGATGGACATAACACAGACAACGTTATGCACACTCAGGTGACTTATGGGAGTATAGCCAACCGAAAAGATTCATTACCTCCACCGTCAAGAAGATTGACTCGAAGATCCTATAAAGATCTTTCATGA